The Siniperca chuatsi isolate FFG_IHB_CAS linkage group LG7, ASM2008510v1, whole genome shotgun sequence genome includes a window with the following:
- the LOC122878795 gene encoding olfactory receptor 6N1-like, with protein sequence MVNSTQVSYFALVAYFDTGVFKYFYFMIVMSLYILTVCANVLLIVVICMNRSLHEPMYLFLCSLFVNELYGSTGLFPLLLVQILSKVHTISASFCFLQIFCVHCYGSVQYFTLAVMSYDRYLAICYPLQYNTRMTSSKVAILTVFVWLYSVLTTVVIMSLSVPLQLCGNTIQKVYCDNYSIVKLACSDTTVNNIYGIVYMFTVIFALLILILYTYIKILKVCFSGSKQTRQKAVSTCTPHLASLLNFSFGAFFEIVQSRFNMSSLPIMLRIFLSLYWLTCQPLFTPVLYGLNMSKIRIICKSLAFGKMM encoded by the coding sequence ATGGTAAACTCTACTCAGGTTTCATATTTTGCACTTGTTGCCTATTTTGACACTGGggtttttaaatacttttatttcatgattGTCATGTCTCtatatattttaactgtttgtgCCAATGTTTTGCTCATCGTGGTTATCTGTATGAACAGAAGCTTACATGAGCCTATGTACCTTTTTCTGTGCAGCCTGTTTGTAAATGAGCTGTATGGTAGTACAGGGTTGTTTCCTTTGCTCCTGGTCCAAATTCTCTCTAAAGTTCACACTATTTCTGCTTCCTTTTGTTTCCTGCAGATTTTCTGTGTACATTGTTATGGGAGTGTACAATATTTCACCTTAGCCGTCATGTCTTATGACAGATACCTTGCTATCTGTTATCCTCTACAATATAACACACGTATGACATCCAGCAAGGTTGCAATCCTTACTGTGTTCGTATGGTTATACAGTGTACTTACAACTGTTGTCATTATGTCTTTGAGTGTCCCTTTACAGCTGTGTGGGAACACGATTCAAAAAGTGTACTGTGACAACTACTCCATCGTTAAACTGGCATGCTCTGACACCACAGTCAACAACATTTATGGaattgtttacatgtttacagtAATCTTTGCTCTTCTAATTTTAATCCTTTACACTTACATTAAGATtctcaaagtttgtttttctggttCCAAACAGACGAGACAAAAAGCTGTCAGTACCTGCACACCTCACCTTGCTTCCCTGCTCAACTTCTCTTTTGGGGCCTTCTTTGAAATAGTGCAGAGCAGATTCAATATGAGCAGTTTACCCATTATGTTGCgcatttttttatcattatactGGCTTACATGCCAGCCGCTCTTCACCCCTGTACTGTATGGACTGAACATGTCCAAAATCCGCATCATATGCAAAAGTCTTGCTTTTGGTAAAATGATGTAG